Proteins encoded by one window of Streptomyces clavuligerus:
- a CDS encoding GNAT family N-acetyltransferase, which yields MTDALRTLHTSSLTPAELTDIRALLDGCFRGDLDDDDFDHLLGGMHTLVRDAEGRMVAHGSVIMRRVRHGDRFHRVGYVEAMAVREDRRREGLGSRVMDELEGIIDRAYDFGALSASALGELLYRSRGWWAWPGRIEGIGPQGLVHLPDEEGTVLVRGAVPGDRGALAFDWRDGDVL from the coding sequence ATGACCGACGCGCTGCGCACCCTCCACACCAGTTCCCTCACCCCCGCCGAACTCACCGATATCCGCGCCCTCCTGGACGGCTGCTTCCGGGGCGATCTCGACGACGACGACTTCGATCACCTGCTCGGCGGGATGCACACTCTGGTGCGGGACGCCGAGGGCCGGATGGTCGCCCACGGCAGTGTGATCATGCGCCGGGTGCGGCACGGCGACCGGTTCCACCGGGTCGGCTATGTGGAGGCGATGGCCGTCCGCGAGGACCGGCGCCGCGAGGGGCTCGGCTCCCGGGTGATGGACGAGCTGGAGGGGATCATCGACCGTGCCTACGACTTCGGCGCGCTGTCCGCGTCCGCCCTGGGCGAGCTGCTCTACCGTTCGCGCGGCTGGTGGGCCTGGCCGGGGCGGATCGAGGGGATCGGGCCGCAGGGGCTGGTGCACCTCCCGGACGAGGAGGGCACCGTTCTCGTCCGTGGCGCGGTGCCCGGGGACAGGGGCGCGCTGGCCTTCGACTGGCGCGACGGCGATGTGCTCTGA
- a CDS encoding branched-chain amino acid aminotransferase: MTTPTIELKPSSHPLSDAEREAILANPGFGRHFTDHMVTIKWTEGLGWHDAQLTPYAPLSLDPANMTLHYAQEIFEGLKAYRRPDGSVATFRPEANAERFRRSARRLAMAELPVDLFIAACDALVRQDKAWVPAHGGESSLYLRPFMIATEVGLGVRPANEYLFIVIASPAAAYFPGGVEPVSVWLSENYVRAVPGGMGFAKTGGNYAASLLAQAEAAEKGCDQVVWLDAVEHRWVEEMGGMNLYFVYGDRIVTPELTGSLLAGVTRDSLLTVARDLGYTAEEGRISTDQWRRDTENGTLTEVFACGTAAVITPVGSVKSAGGEWTQGDGRPGEVTMKLREALLNIQTGVAADRHDWMHDLG, encoded by the coding sequence ATGACGACGCCCACGATCGAGCTGAAGCCCTCCTCGCACCCGCTCTCCGACGCGGAGCGGGAGGCGATCCTGGCCAACCCCGGGTTCGGCCGCCACTTCACCGATCACATGGTGACCATCAAGTGGACGGAGGGTCTGGGCTGGCACGACGCCCAGCTCACGCCGTACGCCCCGCTCTCGCTCGACCCCGCGAACATGACCCTGCACTACGCGCAGGAGATCTTCGAGGGGCTGAAGGCCTACCGCCGCCCCGACGGCTCCGTCGCCACCTTCCGCCCCGAGGCCAACGCCGAGCGCTTCCGCCGCTCCGCCCGCCGGCTTGCCATGGCCGAGCTGCCCGTGGACCTCTTCATCGCCGCCTGCGACGCGCTGGTCCGCCAGGACAAGGCATGGGTCCCCGCCCACGGTGGCGAGTCCTCGCTCTATCTGCGTCCCTTCATGATCGCGACCGAGGTCGGCCTCGGGGTGCGCCCCGCGAACGAGTACCTGTTCATCGTGATCGCCTCCCCGGCCGCCGCGTACTTCCCCGGCGGCGTCGAGCCGGTCTCCGTCTGGCTCTCCGAGAACTATGTCCGCGCCGTCCCCGGCGGCATGGGCTTCGCCAAGACCGGCGGCAACTACGCCGCCTCGCTGCTGGCCCAGGCCGAGGCCGCCGAGAAGGGCTGCGACCAGGTCGTCTGGCTGGACGCGGTGGAGCACCGCTGGGTCGAGGAGATGGGCGGGATGAACCTGTACTTCGTGTACGGGGACCGCATCGTCACCCCCGAGCTGACGGGCTCCCTGCTCGCCGGTGTCACCCGTGACTCGCTGCTCACGGTCGCCCGGGACCTCGGCTACACGGCCGAGGAGGGCCGGATCTCCACCGACCAGTGGCGGCGCGACACCGAGAACGGCACCCTCACCGAGGTGTTCGCCTGCGGCACCGCGGCCGTGATCACCCCGGTCGGCTCGGTGAAGTCGGCGGGCGGCGAGTGGACCCAGGGCGACGGACGGCCCGGCGAGGTGACGATGAAGCTGCGCGAGGCGCTGCTGAACATCCAGACCGGTGTCGCCGCCGACCGGCACGACTGGATGCACGACCTGGGCTGA
- a CDS encoding cytochrome P450, producing the protein MTAGAHGPLAENTGPVDNTGHSRGSNGAGPDKNPGPAKNPGSAGNPGPAGSPGLAENPGLVDVDTTHWLDAALQRVPLRTGPLAPPPPGSGLEPVPGDKGLPFLGLGVHTLRYGPAFQLQLLRRHGPVSWWQAFGRRIVAVSGPDAVQAVLVNKDKAFATGWPAVIGPWFDGGLLAMDAPAHLADRRVMQTAYGEEAIAGYVLRMAEDAEAALARWPLGRAFTAVPAIRELSSEVTPRAILGVAYEPAGRRIMRAVEECIHAETAAVRLRIPGTSWYRAHRARRLLLAGLTRAVPAARERAGDDFLSVLSRIGGPDGDRFSTRQLAEHALFTLIASHDTTVVATLASFYFLGRNPEWQARARAQSLARPGGPPTVEALGGLDVLERVVKESMRLVSPSPINMRVAVKDTEVLGHFIPAGQLVSVCTGVNQLMPELWHEPQRFDPDRFAPDRNEDRVHRLAWAPFGSGAHKCIGLHVGMLKVKATLDAMVRRFHWEFPAGYEAAWRFSSLPAPSDGMPVVLTPRTP; encoded by the coding sequence ATGACGGCAGGAGCACACGGCCCACTCGCCGAGAACACGGGCCCCGTTGACAACACGGGACACTCCAGAGGCTCCAATGGCGCGGGCCCCGACAAGAACCCCGGTCCCGCCAAGAACCCCGGTTCCGCCGGGAATCCGGGACCCGCCGGGAGTCCGGGGCTCGCCGAGAACCCCGGACTCGTCGATGTGGACACCACGCACTGGCTCGACGCGGCACTCCAGCGCGTACCCCTGAGGACGGGCCCGCTCGCACCGCCGCCCCCGGGCAGCGGCCTCGAACCGGTCCCCGGGGACAAGGGCCTGCCCTTCCTCGGCCTCGGCGTCCACACTCTGCGCTATGGCCCCGCCTTCCAGCTCCAGCTGCTGCGCCGGCACGGTCCGGTGTCCTGGTGGCAGGCGTTCGGCCGCCGGATCGTGGCCGTGTCCGGGCCCGACGCCGTGCAGGCGGTCCTCGTCAACAAGGACAAGGCGTTCGCGACGGGGTGGCCCGCCGTCATCGGCCCCTGGTTCGACGGCGGTCTGCTCGCGATGGACGCGCCCGCCCATCTCGCCGACCGCAGGGTCATGCAGACCGCGTACGGCGAGGAGGCCATCGCGGGCTACGTCCTGCGGATGGCCGAGGACGCCGAAGCGGCCCTGGCCCGCTGGCCGCTGGGCCGCGCCTTCACCGCCGTGCCCGCGATCAGGGAGCTGTCCTCCGAGGTCACCCCGAGGGCGATCCTCGGAGTGGCGTACGAGCCCGCGGGGCGGCGGATCATGCGCGCCGTCGAGGAGTGCATCCACGCGGAGACCGCCGCGGTACGGCTGCGGATTCCCGGTACGAGCTGGTACCGGGCGCACCGGGCCCGCCGACTGCTCCTCGCCGGACTCACCCGGGCCGTGCCCGCGGCACGCGAGCGCGCGGGGGACGACTTCCTCTCCGTCCTGTCCCGGATCGGCGGGCCGGACGGGGACAGGTTCAGCACCCGGCAGCTCGCCGAGCACGCGCTGTTCACGCTCATCGCCTCGCACGACACGACGGTGGTGGCGACACTCGCCTCCTTCTACTTCCTCGGCCGCAACCCCGAGTGGCAGGCCAGGGCCCGCGCCCAGTCGCTGGCGCGCCCCGGGGGACCGCCGACCGTCGAGGCGCTGGGCGGCCTGGACGTCCTGGAACGGGTGGTCAAGGAGAGCATGCGGCTGGTGTCGCCGTCCCCCATCAACATGCGGGTCGCGGTCAAGGACACCGAGGTGCTGGGCCACTTCATCCCCGCCGGTCAGCTCGTCTCGGTGTGCACGGGCGTGAACCAGCTCATGCCGGAGCTGTGGCACGAGCCGCAGCGCTTCGACCCGGACCGCTTCGCCCCGGACCGGAACGAGGACCGCGTCCACCGGCTGGCCTGGGCGCCCTTCGGCTCCGGCGCGCACAAGTGCATCGGTCTGCACGTCGGCATGTTGAAGGTGAAGGCGACGCTGGACGCGATGGTGCGCCGGTTCCACTGGGAGTTCCCCGCCGGGTACGAGGCGGCGTGGCGGTTCAGCTCCCTGCCCGCGCCGTCCGACGGCATGCCGGTGGTCCTCACCCCGCGCACTCCCTGA
- a CDS encoding 3-isopropylmalate dehydrogenase, giving the protein MSRSLNIAVIPGDGIGQEVVAQGLKVLSAVLPQDVKVETTPYDLGAQRWHRTGETLPDADLDALKGHDAILLGAIGDPSVPSGVLERGLLLKLRFAFDHYINLRPSKLFPNTATPLAGQPEIDFVVVREGTEGPYTGNGGSLRTGTPAEVATEVSVNTAYGVERVVRDAFERAAARPRKKLTLVHKNNVLVYAGHLWKNTFDRVAAEYPQVTTDYLHVDAATIFFVTQPERFDVIVTDNLFGDILTDLAAAVTGGIGLAASGNINPTGAFPSMFEPVHGSAPDIAGTGKADPTATILSVALLLRHLGFEAEAARIEEAVSADLAERDGTFRTTDEIGDALAVRVAS; this is encoded by the coding sequence ATGTCTCGCAGCCTCAACATCGCAGTGATCCCCGGTGACGGCATCGGCCAGGAGGTCGTGGCCCAGGGCCTGAAGGTCCTCTCGGCCGTCCTTCCGCAGGATGTGAAGGTGGAGACCACCCCCTACGACCTCGGCGCCCAGCGCTGGCACCGCACGGGGGAGACCCTTCCCGACGCGGACCTCGACGCCCTGAAGGGCCACGACGCCATCCTCCTCGGCGCCATCGGCGACCCGTCGGTGCCCTCCGGAGTGCTGGAGCGCGGGCTGCTGCTCAAGCTCCGCTTCGCCTTCGACCACTACATCAACCTGCGGCCCTCGAAGCTCTTCCCGAACACCGCGACCCCGCTGGCGGGACAGCCCGAGATCGACTTCGTCGTCGTCCGCGAGGGCACCGAGGGCCCCTACACGGGCAACGGCGGCTCGCTGCGCACCGGTACCCCCGCCGAGGTGGCCACCGAGGTCAGCGTGAACACCGCGTACGGCGTGGAGCGCGTGGTCCGGGACGCCTTCGAGCGGGCCGCGGCCCGGCCCCGCAAGAAGCTGACGCTGGTCCACAAGAACAATGTGCTCGTGTACGCGGGCCATCTGTGGAAGAACACCTTCGACCGGGTTGCCGCCGAGTACCCCCAGGTCACCACCGACTATCTGCATGTCGACGCGGCGACGATCTTCTTCGTCACCCAGCCCGAGCGCTTCGACGTCATCGTCACCGACAACCTCTTCGGCGACATCCTGACCGACCTCGCCGCCGCCGTGACCGGCGGTATCGGCCTGGCGGCCTCCGGCAACATCAACCCGACGGGCGCCTTCCCGTCGATGTTCGAGCCGGTGCACGGCTCCGCGCCCGACATCGCGGGCACCGGCAAGGCCGACCCCACCGCCACGATCCTCTCCGTCGCCCTCCTCCTGCGGCACCTCGGCTTCGAGGCCGAGGCCGCCCGGATCGAGGAGGCCGTCTCCGCCGACCTCGCGGAACGGGACGGCACGTTCCGCACCACGGACGAGATCGGCGACGCGCTCGCGGTACGCGTAGCGAGCTGA
- a CDS encoding helix-turn-helix transcriptional regulator codes for MAPVRLTTGLMAKAGSSGDRQGGAGAGSRRPRGGGGGAARTAEEGRTVLVDVLVGSPVYLSGLAQVLGDAAGIRVVGTRTSPGEPPSPLADVLLTDADALPVPDGPARVGDMAEHTPVLVVNVETASAASPWLWAGASAVLCRREPGACIVSALRAVATGTGVQPCECAMASPGVPAQLSAPTLSLRESQVLGQISQGLTHGQIATRLGISRHTVDTYVKRIRTKFGVGNKAELTRVALQMCRLGGPAGPVAQDAAPSVPL; via the coding sequence GTGGCTCCTGTTCGACTGACGACCGGACTGATGGCGAAGGCCGGGTCGTCCGGCGACCGCCAGGGGGGTGCGGGCGCGGGTTCGCGCCGCCCGCGCGGCGGGGGCGGCGGCGCGGCGCGCACGGCGGAGGAGGGCCGGACGGTCCTCGTCGACGTGCTGGTCGGTTCCCCGGTCTATTTGAGCGGTCTGGCACAGGTGCTCGGCGACGCCGCCGGGATCAGGGTGGTGGGGACCCGGACCTCCCCCGGAGAGCCCCCGTCGCCACTCGCCGATGTCCTGCTGACCGACGCGGACGCGCTGCCCGTGCCGGACGGGCCCGCCCGGGTCGGTGACATGGCCGAGCACACCCCCGTTCTCGTGGTCAACGTCGAGACGGCGTCGGCCGCGAGCCCCTGGCTGTGGGCGGGCGCGTCGGCGGTGCTGTGCCGACGGGAGCCCGGCGCCTGCATCGTCAGCGCGCTCCGGGCGGTCGCGACGGGGACCGGGGTGCAGCCGTGCGAGTGCGCGATGGCGTCGCCCGGCGTCCCGGCACAGCTCTCGGCGCCGACCCTGTCGCTGCGGGAGAGCCAGGTGCTGGGGCAGATATCCCAGGGGCTGACCCATGGGCAGATCGCCACCCGGCTGGGCATCAGCAGGCACACCGTCGACACCTATGTGAAGCGCATCCGCACCAAGTTCGGGGTGGGCAACAAGGCCGAACTCACCCGGGTGGCCTTACAGATGTGCAGACTCGGCGGCCCGGCGGGACCGGTGGCGCAGGACGCCGCGCCGTCCGTCCCGCTGTAG